The window GCGCCCGGACCATCGGCCGGGCGAACAGCAGGGCGCCGAGCGAGTGGGCGCTGGGGTTGCCGAGGTAGACAGCCGCCGCGTCGCGGCCGTGGGCCTCCAGCACCGGGAGGAGCAGCCGCTCGACCTCGGCGAACGCCTCGTCCCACGTGACCGGCACCAGCTCGCCGTCCCGCCGCACCAGCGGTTGGCGCAGCCAGTCGGGGTCCTCGTGGAGCTGCTTGAGCGTCGACCCCTTGGGACAGATGTACCCGTGGCTGAACACGTCGTCCCGGTCGCCCCGGATCCGCTTGACCCGATCCCCCTCGAGCGTGACCTCCAACCCGCACCCGGCCTCGCACAACGGACAGATGCGATAAGCGGTCCTGACCTCGTTCGTCACCGTCGTTCCCATCACGGCCCCCCTTCGGCGCCGACCATTGTGCTGGCTCGCCACCTCGTTGCGGCGCCCAACGACCGAACCGGTCGCCTCACGCCGCACGAGCCCGACCCTCCGCGTAGCGCGCCAGCAGTGCAAGGCTCTCGTCGCACCCCGTCGTGAGCTGGCTGTAGGTGAACCGCAGGACGTCGTAGCCCTGGGTGGTGGCGACGTTGTCGCGCCAACGATCCCGCTCGAAGTCGGTGACACGCGTGTGCCAACGCCGACCGTCGGCCTCGACGATGAGCCGCCAGTCGTCGACGAGGACGTCGACCCGGGCGTCGCCGTGCTCCCACCCCGGCAGCGCGGCCTGCCGCCGACGCCGCGGCAGGCCGCGGACCCGGTCGAGCAGGGCGTCGAGCAGGCGCTCCAGGTCGTTGAGGGCCGGGGTTTCGCCCGTGTCGTGCTCGCGGAGCAGCGACCGCACGAGCCCGATGCCGGGCAGCCGGGCGTAGGCGAGGTCGACGTACCGGTCGGCGATCGCAGCGAGCACCGGCGGGTGGGCGACGACGGCGTCGGCGAAGAGGGTTCGGAGGCGCAGCTGGTCGACCATGCCGGCGAGCTGGAAGACGGTGTCGGACAGTGTCACGGTCGGGATGCCGTCGACGATCGTCGACCTGGGCCACGACGACTCGTGCACCGTCGCCAGGCGACTTCGGTGCCGCGACCCTCGGGGAGCGACGAGGTGCAGCGGCCCCGGCCGGAACCCCGCCAGCTCGTGCAGCACCGCGGCGCTCACGTGGGACACGGCGGCCCCCTCGATCACGAGCGTGCCCGCCATGCACTGCCGACGCCAGGTGCCCGGGTGGCTGGGGAGGGCGTAGACGTGGTGGTCGAGCGGGAGCCAGCGGCCGGTGGCCACACGGCGTCGGATCATCCGCTCCGTGGCACCGGCGGCACGTGCCTGGCGGTCACCGAAGGCCCCGTGCTGGCGACGGGCGAGTCGGTCGATGGCCTGGTCGAGATGGCGAGCAGTCATGACCCGCATGATGCCGACGGGGTGTGACAAGCAAGGAGAGACCCACGGCCAGTCGCTGCGGCACCCAACGACCGAAAGGGTCACGTCCCATCGCAACGACGCCGCCGCCCACGTCGATGCGGCGCCCAGCGACCGAAACGGTCGGCCGGCATCGCAACGACGGGCGAAAGAACGTCAGCCCGAGAGAGCTCGCTTCAGGTCGTCGAGGACCGGGATGGGGCCCGGGTCGAGGTTCTCCTGGGCGGCGAGGTGCAAGGACACGAAATCGCCCATGAGGATCAGGTCGAAGAGCTGGGCCAGGGGGCCCTCGCCCTCGGCGCGGACCTCGACCACCTCGTGGACCACCTCGGCCATGATGTCCCGCGTCAGCTCGAAGCGCCGGGCCTCCTGCGGGTGCTCCTCGTCGTGGCGCAGCTCGATCAGCGTGAACACCTGGCGGGTCATGTCGCCGTGCTGGCCCCAGCCGGCGATCTCGTTGTGGCACAGCTCCGGGATCTCCGAGGCGAACGCCGGCGCCTTGGCGTTCTCGTTCACCTGCGTCTTCCAACGGCGGGCCGCGACCGCGCCCAGCGGACCGGCGCCCACCACCAGCGGAATCGTCCGCCCGATGGTCCGGGCCAGTGAACGGGCCCGGGAGTCGGCCCCGGCCGCCACCAGCTGGTCACGCCGCGCCGACACCTGGGCCACCGCGGCCTCGACCCACGCCGACGCCCCCGGGAACAGTCCGACCGCCTCCATCACCAGCAGCGGCGGCACCGCCAGCGCCCCCAGAGCCGCCCGCGGCATCGGGATGCCGTCGGGCAGCGGCACCCGCACGGCCCCCCACCGCGGCGCCAGGTCACCCAGGACGCCGCCCCGGGCGATCACCACCATCCGGGCGCCCGCAGCCGCGGCCGCGGACGCCGCCTCCACCGTCTCCTCCGTGTCGCCCGAGAACGACACCGCGAAGCACAGGGTCTCCGGCCCCACGAACGACGGCGGGGCGTAGCCCTTCGCCACCACGATCGGCACCGGCACGAACGGACCGCCCACGGCCGTCAGCACGTCGCCGGCTATCCCGCTGCCGCCCATCCCCAGCACGACGACGTTGTCGATCGCGTCGTGGTCGGGCAGGCCCTCGAGGCCCTGCGCGGCCCCCACGGCCGAGCGGACCTGCTCCGGGAACCCGGCGGTGACCCCGAACATGTCGAGCGAGTCGAGCAGCTCGGGCGACAGCATCCCCGACACCTGGCTCTACGCCTCGAACGTCGGGGTGACGCCGTGCGACTCGGCCTTGGCGAGCAGCCGGGTGTCGGTCTCGTCGTCGACCGTCTCGGCCTCCTCGACCAGCATGATCGGGATGTCGTCCCGGATCGGGTACCGGCGCTTCAGGCGCGGGTTGTAGAGGGTGTCCTCGTCGTCGAAGTAGAGCAGCGGGCCCTTGTCCTCGGGGCAGGCGAGGATCTCGAGCAGTTGCGGGTCCAGCGACATCTGTCAGTTCTCCTTGTCAGAGGTGATCAGCGACCGTACGGCGGCGACGTGCTCGTCGGTCGCGGTTTGGCTGGGCGACTCGAGGTTGAGCCGCAGCAGGGGCTCGGTGTTGGACGGCCGGAGGTTGAACCACCAGTCGCCCAGGTCGACGGTCAGCCCGTCGAGGTGGTCGAGCGATGCGCCCGACACACCGGAGTAGTGCGCAGCCACCCGCTCGATGACGACGGTCGGGGGCTCCGACACCCGGAAGTTGATCTCGCCCGAGTCGGCGTAGCGGTCGAACGGCTGGCGGAGCTCCGACAGCGGCACCCCGGCCTTGCACAGCTGCTCCAGCACCACCAGCGCGGCGATGCTGCCGGAGTCGGCCCGGTAGTTGTCGCGGAAGTAGTAGTGCGCCGAGTGCTCGCCGCCGAACGCCGCCCCCGTCTCGGCCATCTCCTGCTTGATGAACGAGTGGCCGACCCGGGTGCGGATGGGCTTGCCGCCGCGCTCCAGGATCACCTCGGGCACGGCCTTCGAGCAGATGAGGTTGTGGAGGATCGTCGCCCCCGGCTCCTTCTCGAGGACGCCGGCCGCCACGATCGCCGTGGTGGTCGACCCCGACAGCGGCTCGGAGCGGTCGTCGACCAGGAACACCCGGTCGGCGTCGCCGTCGAACGCCAGGCCGACGTCGGCGCCCACGGCCTTCACCCGGGCCTGCAGGTCACGCAGGTTCTCGGGCTGGATCGGGTCGGCCGGGTGGTTGGGGAAGGTGCCGTCGAGCTCGGGGTAGAGGATCTCCAGGTCGAACGGCAGGGTCTCGAACACCTTGGGCACCACCAGGCCGCCCATGCCGTTGGCCGTGTCGGCGACGATCCGCAGCGGGTACAGGTTGGCCCGGTCGACGAACGACCGCACGTGCTCCGCGAACTCCGAGAGCAGGTCCGCCGACTCGATCTGCCCCGGCATGGCCGTCGACGCGGGCACCCCGTTCTCGACCATGGCCCGGATGGCGTCGAGGCCGGTGTCCTGACCCACCGGCTTGGCGCCGGCGAGGCACATCTTGATGCCGTTGTACTGGGCGGGGTTGTGGGAGGCGGTGAAGACGACGCCGGGTGCGGCGAGCTTGCCGGAGGCGAAGTAGAGGAGGTCGGTGGACGACATGCCCAGGTCGACCACGTCGAGGCCCTGGCGCTGGACGCCCTCCGAGAACGCGGTGGCCAGCTCCACGCCGGAGGGCCGCATGTCGCGGGCGACGAGCACCCGGGTGACCGACGACGGGGCCGACGCCTCGACGGCGAAGCGGGCGAAGGCCTGCCCGATCTGCTCCGCCAGGACGGCGTCGAGCTGGTCGGGGACGATGCCCCTCACGTCGTAAGCCTTGAAGATCTGGTCGAGTCCGGCCATGAGTTGGTTCACGCTAGTGCGTCGCTGTCGCGGCGTTCCGCGTCGTCCGACCCCGCCAGCCCGTCGGCCGACGCGTCGCCCGCCTCGTAGGCGCCGGTGGCCGCCCAGTGCCGCATCCGGAACAGGTCGCGCACCAGGCGCACGGCGTCGCGCACCACCCGCACCGTCGACCGGTCGGAGTGCGACACCGCCACCGGCACCTGCGCCAACGACAGCTCGTGGCGCTCCACCAGGTGCAGCAGCTCGATGTCGAAGGCGAACCCGTCGATGCGCATCCGGGAGAACAGGAACCGGCCCACGTCGGAGCGGAACCCCTTCAGGCCGCACTGGGTGTCACGGAAGCTCCCCAGCAGCACCGCGTAGCCGAACAGGTTGATCACCCGGCTCCCCACCTGCCGCAGCTTCGACGTGCGCACCACCGTGCGGGCCTCGGGGTGGCCCCGATCGCCGATCGCCACGTCCCAGCCGCCCTCGACGGCATCGAGGATCCGCAGCAGCTGGTCGGGCGAGTACGACAGGTCGGCGTCGGTGAACGCCACCGTCCGACCCCGCGCCGCCAGCACCCCCGCCCGCACGGCCGCGCCCTTGCCCCGGTTGACCGGCAGCACCACCACCTGGTCGGCGTCGGCGGCCAGGGCGGCGTCGGCGGTGCCGTCCGACGAGCCGTCGTCGACCACGATCACCTCCAGCCCGCCCTCCGCGGCGACGTCGGCGAGCGCCGCGCGGATCGACCCCACCGTCGCCCTGATCCCCGCGGCCTCCTCGAAGGCCGGCACCACCACGCTGAAGCGCAGCGACCCCGGCGCCTCCGGGCGCTCCGACCGCTGCTGGCGGGCCGACGTCAGCCCCACGAGCAGCACCGCCCGGTACCCCACCAGCCGCACCACGGCGGCCGCCGTCAGGGCCACAGCCTTGGCCGTCACCAGCCCGGCGACGCTGCTGAAGCCGGTGCCGGCGAACAGCGCCCGCAGCACCACCACGTCGACCAGCGCCGCCAGGCCCGCGACCGCCACGAACGCCGGCGGCACGTGCACCCAGCGGACGTAGGGGTCGCTGCGGAACGTCACCAGCCGGTGCAGCAGGTACGACAGCAGGCTCGCCACGGCGATGGCGACCAGGTCCGCCACCACCAGCACCCACCCCAGACCCTGTCGCAGCAGCACCAGCAGGCCGACGTCGACCAGGCTCGGGATCAGCGACACGGTGGCGAGCCTCTGCAGCCGCCCCGTGATCGCGCTGCGCGTCATGAGTACTTGTATTTCCCCCTGCGGGCCAGCAGCACCAACCCGACGATCCCCACCAGCGTCACCAGGTACGCGGACCACTCCACCGACGTCCGGCCGAACGTCAGCTCCACGTGGCGCTCGGTGGGCACCACGACCATCAGGTTGGGCGCCACCCGGTAGGGGCCCTCGGCGCCCGACACCTGCCAGTTGGGGAAGTACGACGCCTTCACCAGCACCGGGCTGCCCACCCGGTCGACGTCGAACTCGATCTTCTCGTTGCCCGCCTCGATGTTCGTCACCTCGGCCGGCGTCACCGGAACGCCGGTGCGGCGCTGGCCGGTGGTCAGCTCGTCGACCTTCACCCGCTCCCAGTCGTCGGGACCGGAGGCCGCCAACGCGACGTCCCACAGCTCGGGGTTCATGTACCAGCGGACCGCGGGGCCGTCGTTGCGGTCGGACGCGTCCTTCGGGTTCTCCAGCCAGTCGTGCTGCGACTCGCCCGCGTCCTCGAGCACCTGGGGCTCGTTGATCAGCGGCTGGACCAGCGGGCTGTTGGCCACCTCGAACACCGCCCACGGCCCCGACTCGGCCACCTTCGTGAGGTCGGGGTGGCCGCTGGCGGCCTGCACCGCCAGGTCGGTCGTGGCCATGTAGTAGCGGACGCCCAGCAGCTGCATGTGCTGCACGCCGCGGTTGATGTCGAAGCCGCTGTAGGGCATGTCGCGCTGGGCGCAGCTGCAGTTCTGCGACAGCTCCGACTGCATGAGGAAGTGGAACGGCGTGGTGGACGACGCCTCGAAGTAGAGGCCCTCCATCGACCCGATGCAGCCGTCGGTCCAGTACGGCAGCAGCATCAGCGCCATCGGGGTGCCGTAGCGGTTGAGCTCCTTCTCGTACTCCCACATGGCTCGACCGCAGCCGCCCGGCCGCTCGCCCAGGCGCTGCATGGTCTGGGTGATCTCGTAGTACTCGCGGTAGCTCGGCTTGCCCTCGTAACCCTCGTAGTTCCAGTTGGCCCAGCTCTTGACGAAGCCCGACGGCGAGCCCGGGGCACCCGTCGCGGTGACCTGGAGCGGGCTGAAGCGGGGCCACGAATAGCCGGTGCCGCCCGCGGCGTCGACCGCGCTCTCCTTGAAGGGCAGCACGCCGAGCGGCAGGCCGACGACCACCAGGATCACGGCGAAGCCCCCGAGCGCGGTGGCGACGCTCGAGCCCAGGCTGCGCTCCTCGGCGCCGGCGGGTCGGACCTGCGCGAGCTGCACCAGGAGGCGGATCACCTCGACGAACGCCAGCGCCGCCAGCAGCATCACGGTCAGGTAGTAGAAGGGCAGCAGGCGGGCGTTCCAGAGCCGCCAGTCGGGCGCCATCCAGAACGCGAAGGCCAGCACCGCGGCACTGGCGGTGAGGAAGATGCCGATCCGCAGGCGCGCCGCCAGGCTGAGGCCCACCCCCACCAGGGCGATGGCGAACACCCAGCGCAGGTCGCTCCCCGAGGTGTCGGGGCCGTTGGACGGGAGCAGGTACTGCATCCACGTCTGGGGCGGGTCCTGGCCGGGGATCGGGATCTTCTCCCAGCCCATGTCGTTCACGTAGAGGCCCCGGCGCTGGAACGGCAGCACCCACCAGGCCGACAGCATCCCGCCGATCACCAGCGCCGGCACGGTGAACCGCAGGGTCTGCGACGGCACCAGCCACAGCACCAGCGCCGCCAGCGCCAACGCCCCGCCGATCCACGCCGCGACCGGCAGCTCCTGACCGCCGACCAGCGGGAAGGGGATCTTCCAGGAGGCGTCCCACATCACGGCGTCGTCGAAGCGCCAGCCGAACGACCCGACGCCGAAGTTCCAGTGCACCCCCAGCAGGCAGACCGCCGCGCCCGCCCCCGCCAACCAGGCGCACAGCCGGGTGTTGGCCTCGGTGGTGCGGCGGGGCCGGACGACCAGCGCCACCAGCGTCACCCCGATCACCCAGAACGCGGGGATGAGGTGGCAGAGGCCGGTGAGCGCCAGCAGCACCGCGGCCAGGCCGCGGCCCTTGCCGGTCTCGAAGCCCCGGAACAGCACGCCCAGGTAGACGAGGCCGAGGCTCAGGGACATCGAGAAGGCGAACTCGCCCGCCAGCGTCGACGGCAGGTTGCCGCCGTAGATCGTGAAGCCCCGGTAGAAGAGGAACACCAGCGACGCCGCCGCGAACAACGCCGGCGTGGGGAAGCGCAGGCCCGACAGGCGACCGAAGGCGTAGGCGGCGAGCGGCAGCGTCACCGCACCGCTGATCGACACCAGCTTGAAGGCCACCCCGTAGGGCATGCCGACGCAGCACAGGGCCAGGATCCCGCCGGCCACCCAGGCGTTGCGGCGCCAGGTCGAGCCGCCCGGCTCGCGGGGCCACGACCGGTACGCCATCACCGCGCACCCCACGGCGACGGCCAGGGGCAGGATGGCGAACGGCCCCTCGAAGCCCACGTCGAGCAGCACGATCAGCAGCGACGGGACCACCATGTAGAACTGGTAGACGGGGAAGCCGGCGTACCAGTCGGGCGACCAGCCGGACACCTGGAAGTTGGGCAGCAGGTTGTCGCGCAGGTAGGCGGGGCCCCACACGTGGGCGCCCATGTCGCCGCCGGCGGGCGTGGTGTCGCTGAAGATGTTGCCGGGGCCGAGCTGCAGGAACACGAACAGGCAGCAGGCCAGGACGATGCCGCAGTCGACCAGGTTGCGGACCCGCGCGCGGCGGGCCTCGGCCTCGGGATCGTCGATCGGCGGGAGGGGGTCGAGCTGCTCGCCGACGAAGGACGGGCCCCAGGGGCCGCCACCGTTGCGGTCGCCGTTGCCGCCGTTCTCCGACGGCGCCAGGTGCGCGGGCGACGCCGGCGGGGCGTCGGGCAACGCCCCCTCCTCGCTCACGAACACCGGCGGGTCGAGGGGCGGGCCCAGCGCTCCGGCATCGGGGATGCGGGGCGCGAGGTGACGGGGCGACTCGTCGGCCATCAGTTGTCCGCCACCAGAGCGACGACGGTGACGAGGTTGAACGCCATGTGCGCGGCGATGGCGGGCCCCAACCGACCCGTCCTGATCGTCATCCAGGCCAGCACCACCCCGAAGACCGCCAGGCCCGGCAGCTGCAGGAGCTGGAAGTGGACGGCCCCGAAGAGGAGGCCCGACACGAGGATCGCCGGGGTCGGGCCCCAGCGCCGTTCCAGCGAGCGCAGCACCAGGCCCCGGTAGAAGATCTCCTCCACGATCGGGGCGCCGATGCCGGTGAGGACGACCAGCATCGCGATCCCGAAGCCGTTGTCGGCCCGGTCGGTCAGCTCCTGGGCGACGTCGTTGAGCTTCTCGGTGTCGGTGTTGGTGATCCAGAGGATCGGTACGTAGACGAGTGGCAGCAGGACGAACTGGCACAGCACCCCGGCGACGGCACCGAGCGGCAGGTCCCAGGACAGGATGCGCAGGCCGAAGTCGCGGACGGCGCCGTTGCCCTTCACCGCGGCGGCCCACAGCGCGATGCCGAGCAGCGGCAGCCACAGGCCGATCTGGGCGACGTTCAGCCAGGCCAGCGACAGGTCGTCGGTGTCGTCGCCGGTGATCGCGACCACCGACGACACCGCCAGCACGGATCCGGTCAGCCCGAGGAGGAACCCGACGGCGGCGTCGCCGAGACCCCAGGTGGGGGTCCTCAGCGCCGGGTCGTCCGGCGTGGCGCGCTGTGCAAGATCGGGATCAGACACCGGACCAGGGTAGGCGGCTACGCAGGGTCGGCCCCACTCACCACCGGCTCAAAGAACCGTCGACCAACGGGTAGCGCCGGTCCTCCAGGCGCCAGCCACGCGGCACGGTCATCGCCTGGGCATGGTCGTGGCACAGGTCGTACGCCATGGGGTGCGACTCGTCGGAGAGCGGGTCGAGCCAGGTGGTCCGCTGCTTGTAGTCGTACGCGAGCGTGGCGCGGGCGACCTCGCTGCAGCCCGGCCGGGCGCACTGGCGAGTCATGACCCCCAAACGTAGCGTCGACCGTACGCCTGCCCGGGGACCTGGGGACGGTTGACGGCCCTGTATCCGCGAGGGACGAGAGTCGCCTTATCCTGTGGTCCATGAGCTCACAACCGCCGCCTCCGCCGCCCCCCTCTCCGGGGCGTTCGTCGCGAGGCCCTGGCGGACGCAGCGAGCCCCCCTTCCCCCGTTGGCTGATCTGGGTGGTGCTGGGTGTCGTGCTGGCGATGGTCATGCTCGCCGGCAACTTCCCCCGCGACGACAGCAAGGAGATCAACTACGAGGGATCGGGCGACTCGCTGCTCTCCCAGGTCGCCGACGACAAGGTCGACACCATCGAGTGGAACAACAACAACGGCTCGATCAGCGGTGAGCTGAAGAACGGCGAGAAGTTCCGCACCAACGGCCCGCTGGAACCGTCCGACGCCGACCGCACCCTGTTCGAGGACCACGGTGTCACCGTCAAGTTCGACACCCCGCAGGGCAACTTCCTCACCGCCATCCTCCCGCTGCTGCTCCCGTTGGCCCTGTTCCTGGGCATCTTCTGGCTGATCCAGCGCCGCGCCCAGTCACAGATGGGCGGGATCATGTCGATCGGGCGGTCGAAGGCCAAGACGTACTCCACCGAGCGACCCGGCACCACGTTCGCCGACGTCGCCGGCTACGAAGGCGTCAAGCAGGAGGTCACCGAGGTGGTCGACTTCCTGCGCCACCCCGAGCGCTTCGCCGAGATCGGCGCCCGCGTCCCCAAGGGCGTGCTGCTGGTCGGTCCCCCCGGCACCGGCAAGACCCTCATCGCCCGGGCGGTCGCCGGCGAGGCGGGCGTGCCGTTCCTGTCGGTCACCGGCTCCGACTTCATGGAGATGTTCGTGGGCGTCGGCGCCTCCCGGGTGCGCGACCTGTTCCAGACCGCCCGCAAGCTGGGCCGGGCGATCATCTTCGTCGACGAGGTCGACTCGATCGGCCGCAAGCGCGGCGCCGGCCTGGGTGGCGGCCACGACGAGCGGGAGCAGACCCTCAACCAGATGCTGTCCGAGATGGACGGCTTCGAGGCCACCGAGGGCATCGTGATGATGGCGGCCACCAACCGGCCCGACATCCTCGACCCGGCGCTGCTCCGGCCCGGCCGCTTCGACCGCCAGGTGGTCGTGCCGCTGCCCGAGCTCGACGAGCGCGTCGCCATCCTCGAGGTCCACTCCAAGAACAAGCGGTTGGCTCCCGACGTCGACCTGCGGATCGTCGCCCGGGGCACGCCCGGCATGAGCGGCGCCGATCTGTCCAACCTGGTCAACGAGGCTGCCCTCTACGCGGTGCGGGCGGGGCGCGACATGGTCGCCAGCGAAGACTTCGAGTCGGCCCGCGACCGGGTGCTGATGGGCCAGCGGCGCGAGTCGATGGCGCTGTCGGAGAAGGAGAAGGAGGTCATCGCCTACCACGAGGCCGGCCACGCGGTCACCGCTGCGGTGCTCGAGAACGCCGACCCCGTGCACAAGGTGACGATCCTCCCGATGGGCATGGCGCTGGGCCTCACCCAGCAGCTGCCGATCGACGAGAAGCACATCTACCGGCAGGACTACATCGAGGACAGCCTGGTGGTCCGCATGGGCGGGCGCTGCGCCGAGGAGCTCGTGTTCGGCGTCATCTCCACCGGCGCCAACAACGACCTGGTCGGCTCCACCGAGCTGGCCCGCAAGATGGTCGCCGAGTGGGGCATGTCCGGCCGGGTCGGGCCGATGGCGTGGGGCTCCGCCGGTCAGGTGTTCCTCGGTGAAGACCTGATCCACACCCGCGACTACTCCGACGAGACCGCCCGGGTGATCGACGAAGAGGTCGAGGGCATCCTGCGCCGCCAGGAGGACCGCTGCCGGGTCACGCTGCGGACCCACCGCAAGGCCCTCGACCTGGTGGCCCGGGCGCTGCTGGAGTACGAGACCATCGACGGCGCCGAGGTCAACCGCCTGATCGACGTGGCCAACAACACGTCGCTGCAGCTGGGCAACGGCGACGAGGACGGCGACAACGGCGGCCGGTCCGACAACGACAGCGCCGACAAGAGCCTCCTCGCCCCTCCCACTCCCCCGACCTGACAACTCGCTCCCTCGCCGAAATTGCGTGTGTGGCGGCCCCATAGCGACCGCCACACACGCAATTTCGGGTCAGACTCCGTGGTC is drawn from Acidimicrobiales bacterium and contains these coding sequences:
- a CDS encoding type IV toxin-antitoxin system AbiEi family antitoxin domain-containing protein, giving the protein MTARHLDQAIDRLARRQHGAFGDRQARAAGATERMIRRRVATGRWLPLDHHVYALPSHPGTWRRQCMAGTLVIEGAAVSHVSAAVLHELAGFRPGPLHLVAPRGSRHRSRLATVHESSWPRSTIVDGIPTVTLSDTVFQLAGMVDQLRLRTLFADAVVAHPPVLAAIADRYVDLAYARLPGIGLVRSLLREHDTGETPALNDLERLLDALLDRVRGLPRRRRQAALPGWEHGDARVDVLVDDWRLIVEADGRRWHTRVTDFERDRWRDNVATTQGYDVLRFTYSQLTTGCDESLALLARYAEGRARAA
- a CDS encoding bifunctional phosphoglucose/phosphomannose isomerase — its product is MLSPELLDSLDMFGVTAGFPEQVRSAVGAAQGLEGLPDHDAIDNVVVLGMGGSGIAGDVLTAVGGPFVPVPIVVAKGYAPPSFVGPETLCFAVSFSGDTEETVEAASAAAAAGARMVVIARGGVLGDLAPRWGAVRVPLPDGIPMPRAALGALAVPPLLVMEAVGLFPGASAWVEAAVAQVSARRDQLVAAGADSRARSLARTIGRTIPLVVGAGPLGAVAARRWKTQVNENAKAPAFASEIPELCHNEIAGWGQHGDMTRQVFTLIELRHDEEHPQEARRFELTRDIMAEVVHEVVEVRAEGEGPLAQLFDLILMGDFVSLHLAAQENLDPGPIPVLDDLKRALSG
- a CDS encoding Trm112 family protein, with protein sequence MSLDPQLLEILACPEDKGPLLYFDDEDTLYNPRLKRRYPIRDDIPIMLVEEAETVDDETDTRLLAKAESHGVTPTFEA
- a CDS encoding phosphomannomutase/phosphoglucomutase, translating into MAGLDQIFKAYDVRGIVPDQLDAVLAEQIGQAFARFAVEASAPSSVTRVLVARDMRPSGVELATAFSEGVQRQGLDVVDLGMSSTDLLYFASGKLAAPGVVFTASHNPAQYNGIKMCLAGAKPVGQDTGLDAIRAMVENGVPASTAMPGQIESADLLSEFAEHVRSFVDRANLYPLRIVADTANGMGGLVVPKVFETLPFDLEILYPELDGTFPNHPADPIQPENLRDLQARVKAVGADVGLAFDGDADRVFLVDDRSEPLSGSTTTAIVAAGVLEKEPGATILHNLICSKAVPEVILERGGKPIRTRVGHSFIKQEMAETGAAFGGEHSAHYYFRDNYRADSGSIAALVVLEQLCKAGVPLSELRQPFDRYADSGEINFRVSEPPTVVIERVAAHYSGVSGASLDHLDGLTVDLGDWWFNLRPSNTEPLLRLNLESPSQTATDEHVAAVRSLITSDKEN
- a CDS encoding glycosyltransferase; the encoded protein is MTRSAITGRLQRLATVSLIPSLVDVGLLVLLRQGLGWVLVVADLVAIAVASLLSYLLHRLVTFRSDPYVRWVHVPPAFVAVAGLAALVDVVVLRALFAGTGFSSVAGLVTAKAVALTAAAVVRLVGYRAVLLVGLTSARQQRSERPEAPGSLRFSVVVPAFEEAAGIRATVGSIRAALADVAAEGGLEVIVVDDGSSDGTADAALAADADQVVVLPVNRGKGAAVRAGVLAARGRTVAFTDADLSYSPDQLLRILDAVEGGWDVAIGDRGHPEARTVVRTSKLRQVGSRVINLFGYAVLLGSFRDTQCGLKGFRSDVGRFLFSRMRIDGFAFDIELLHLVERHELSLAQVPVAVSHSDRSTVRVVRDAVRLVRDLFRMRHWAATGAYEAGDASADGLAGSDDAERRDSDALA
- a CDS encoding type II CAAX endopeptidase family protein, with translation MSDPDLAQRATPDDPALRTPTWGLGDAAVGFLLGLTGSVLAVSSVVAITGDDTDDLSLAWLNVAQIGLWLPLLGIALWAAAVKGNGAVRDFGLRILSWDLPLGAVAGVLCQFVLLPLVYVPILWITNTDTEKLNDVAQELTDRADNGFGIAMLVVLTGIGAPIVEEIFYRGLVLRSLERRWGPTPAILVSGLLFGAVHFQLLQLPGLAVFGVVLAWMTIRTGRLGPAIAAHMAFNLVTVVALVADN
- a CDS encoding DUF3499 family protein, which codes for MTRQCARPGCSEVARATLAYDYKQRTTWLDPLSDESHPMAYDLCHDHAQAMTVPRGWRLEDRRYPLVDGSLSRW
- the ftsH gene encoding ATP-dependent zinc metalloprotease FtsH, whose translation is MVLGVVLAMVMLAGNFPRDDSKEINYEGSGDSLLSQVADDKVDTIEWNNNNGSISGELKNGEKFRTNGPLEPSDADRTLFEDHGVTVKFDTPQGNFLTAILPLLLPLALFLGIFWLIQRRAQSQMGGIMSIGRSKAKTYSTERPGTTFADVAGYEGVKQEVTEVVDFLRHPERFAEIGARVPKGVLLVGPPGTGKTLIARAVAGEAGVPFLSVTGSDFMEMFVGVGASRVRDLFQTARKLGRAIIFVDEVDSIGRKRGAGLGGGHDEREQTLNQMLSEMDGFEATEGIVMMAATNRPDILDPALLRPGRFDRQVVVPLPELDERVAILEVHSKNKRLAPDVDLRIVARGTPGMSGADLSNLVNEAALYAVRAGRDMVASEDFESARDRVLMGQRRESMALSEKEKEVIAYHEAGHAVTAAVLENADPVHKVTILPMGMALGLTQQLPIDEKHIYRQDYIEDSLVVRMGGRCAEELVFGVISTGANNDLVGSTELARKMVAEWGMSGRVGPMAWGSAGQVFLGEDLIHTRDYSDETARVIDEEVEGILRRQEDRCRVTLRTHRKALDLVARALLEYETIDGAEVNRLIDVANNTSLQLGNGDEDGDNGGRSDNDSADKSLLAPPTPPT